The Triticum urartu cultivar G1812 unplaced genomic scaffold, Tu2.1 TuUngrouped_contig_6251, whole genome shotgun sequence nucleotide sequence TCCGATAAAACTCCAGTCTTCACAAACGTACTTCTCAGACAAAATCGAGATTCCTGAATGGTTACACTGCAGGCACCAAATTAGCTGCTTCTCGAAAAGATTTTTTCTCTCTCCCCAAGATCCATCATAACGGGATTTTTATACCGAATTTTGGACGGAGAGCAGTGGCATGTTTGCACTTTCACTTGATCCTCACGATCACTCTGCGCAAAGTGGAACATTGCACAGGATTACTCGGGAGATCCAACTCCAACCCCGTAGGCCAAATGAAGGACACTGCCAATTCAAACTCTTTTGTTACACTTCGTACAGATTCAAACTCAGGGGAGAGGTGAGTCCAGGTGGTTCTCagcttcttttttttcttttgaaagTCAGGTGGTTCTCAGCTTACCTTCTTTCGTCCACCTAATTTGAGTCCGTCACTCAAATCAGGCGTTCCGATTATTCCTATACTGAACTCAAACGCCAAACATCATCTCCCATGATCTTACACACGTTATGCCAACAAAAGTACAGTACTCCATAAGCAGTAAGTTAATGGAATTGATGTTCGATGTTCACACTGATAAATCTTACAGACTTAGCTGCGTATTCccgaaaagaaaagaaaaaggcaGCGGTTTTAGCATAAATTCTCGGTAGTACCATCTTAGCAACATTTCCCCAGTCAAGCTTTGGTGAGAGGGACGAAGCCGTGCCTGATGGCAGCCGACCATGCCTTCTCAGAATCCATCATGTCGTCACCGCACTCGTGCACGCTCCACCCTTCCAGGACGTGAAGTATTCCGGCGATATGCCACGCGCTCATCACCCTTCTCGGCAACCAGTTCTGTAGAGGAaccaaacacacacacacacatatatatatattcagTGATGGTCACCCGCCAAAAAAACGAGTGCTGGGCAGGAGAGGTTCATTCGCACGACACGTTGCGAAATCGGTGGTGGTTTTACCTCACAGGAGTGGATGTTCTGCATAGTGTCCGGGATCTTCATCGCTGGAGTGCTCAAGTAAGTGCAGTCCTTGCGGACTTTCTTAAGGGGGAACTGCGATATTGGAATGAACACTGTTCCTTTTGGTGCCATCCTCTGTTCTTTGTCGTCGATCCTCTCTACTAGCCAAATCTGCAACAAACTGAAACATCAATACAAGCTACTTCCAAGACTGTTAGTACAAGAATCTGCCGGAGCATTTTCTCCTGCCCATTTCCACTATGGTTCAAGTTTGGATAATCATACTGAGTCCATGTTAGGGCTAATTTCAATGTTTTATTGATCACCATATCCCTTCTTTGCAGAAAAATATATCACATAGCACTTATTAAGGGCAACTGTTTTCATGACTAAAATGGTTATTGAGAACATGTTTGGGAGTTGGTCATACTATGGTGCACCGATAATACTTTTAGGTATGCCAACAACTTTCTTCTCAAGGACACATATATATGATTAAACCATGATTTAGTTCCACACTCGACAATGTAATACAGTACTTTCCAGGAAACTTTTCATTGATCAGCATAACTTTTACCTTGGTTATGTCATTGCTGGAGCACTTCAAGTAGCTTGCTCCGTCCTCTGGCATCTGTGACTTGAGCATGTCATACTCTTTCTTACGATTCATGATCACCTGAGCCGAAAATGATTTCATGAAAATATTCTACAAAACTCTTTACCCAGAAAAGTAGAGACATGGCTGCAGGAAGATATAGATATACCTGGATGCCCCTGCCACATAATGCCATAGCAACGGCACGGGCTATCTTAGAAGTCCCTGTATGAAGAAAAACTTGCTTTGCATCTGAAGGGATGCTTTTTAGGACAACTCCAGTTGCTAAGCCACTTCCATCAACAATTCGAACTCCTAATTTTGGGTATTTTTGTCTAAATAGTTCACCATTCCCATTGAGCTGTTTTGCCTAAAGgggaaaaaagagagagaaaCAAGTCAATTCTCATTATCAATACAAAGTACTAATCCCTTTTTAGATGAATGAAGAGAAAATATCTAGGGATCAGAGCACATATTACTGTACATTTCTCCGTACTATTTAATTTTACACTTCTGCTTCGGTAGACCCCCTTAAACACATCGATGGCTGAGATTACTCTATACCCCTTCATAATAAAGGGCACGATGGTCTTTTCTTTAAAGTACACCCTCCATGTGAAGACCTCCGATACATAGCCTGTGTACCATACAAGATCGTAGAGGCAAGTAGCCAGGAGAAAATTCGTTACAAAAAAGTATGGCAATTGGATTCGAACCTTCTGCCTATCTGGACACCCTATGTTAAACATGGTCGAGTATTGGATATTCTTGAAATGAACCAACCTTTTGCAAAAAGGTGGGGATGCCCATGGTAGGCATCCATGTCAGGTTTGAACGATTTCTGACTCCGTATGCAAGTTGCATCACGTTCGATCATTGTATCGACCTTTTTTGACCGAGGAAACTCCAGAAAATGTAAAAATTACCGAAAACCAAAACAACTTGGCATGATGTCTTGAATTGATCATACAAGGTCATGAGAAAAATTAAGGCCATTTCGAGGATGTGGAGAAACAACATGCTCTCAGATAGCATACCTAGACACCCTCCATTAAACATGGTTTAGTTTTAGAAATTCTTGAATTCACCCCAACTTTTGTAAGCGCATGGCTATAGTAGGCATTCATTTTAGGTTTGAACGATTTCCGACACCTTATGCAAGTTGCGACACGTCTGACCATTTTTTGACCGAGAAAACTCCAAGAAATGCAAAATTTGTCAAAAACCAAAATAACTGGGCATGGTGCCTTGAATTAGTCATACAAGGCATAGAAAAAAATTGGGGTCATTTGAAGGATATCGGGAAACATCGTGCTCTCAGATGAAGCCTTCTGGCCTAGCTGGGCACCCTCCGTTGGACATGGTCTATGTTTGTACATCCTTTGAATGATCCCAAATCTTGCAAGTAGGTGGGAATGCCCATGGTAGGCATCCGGGTCAGATTTGAACGAATTTCCAAAATCATATGCAAGTTGTGACACGTTCAGCCATTTATGAGTTTTTTTGCCCGAGAAAACTCCAGAAAATGCAAAATTTATCGAAAACTAAAACAACTTGGCATGGTGCCTTTAATTGGTCATATAAGCTCATGGAAATAAATATTGGCGTCATTTGACGGATGCCAAAAAAATGTGCTCTCAAATGGAGATTTTTGTCCTAGCCGACCACCCTCTGTTGAACATGGTGTTTTTTGGACATTCATGAAGTGACCCAAATTTCTAAAATTTGAACCATGATGGAAGCAAAATGTACAATTAGAGCGCCCAATTTTTACTGTGATTGGAAACGAGAATATTATATTACATTGGACTCATGTATCTATCTCATGGAAGCCAATTCTCTAACTGAGCTATGATGGATGAAAATAATAATTATATGGATAACATTTTGCGTTAAGTCGATGCATATTTTAGTTCCTTGCAAAAAAACTAGAAGCACATTTTAGTTGCACCAGGAGTAAATTCTCAAATTGATTGAAACATGATTTCATTGTGTTGAAAACGCATATTGCCTCAAAGAAAATTTGGTATGCATCGGAAGCAAGCAAATTCCCGGTTCGAGATGTGATGGGATAAATAATTTTATCCAACACAAAACAACTTTTGGTTAAGTTTGAACATATTTTAAATTTGAAGCAATTTGATTAACTCAAGGAAGCACATTTTCATGACAGTGGAAGCAAATTTAATATGCATCTGATTTTAGTAGCATGTATGTCGTACAAAATTTCATTGAACATAATTTCCGAAAGAACAAAAGAGAAATAAACAGACTCTCAATTTATACTCGCATGATTTTAGGAGAATTAATTTCCGCTGGACTGTTTTAGAGAACAAATTGGAACCACTTCCGTTTGTTATGTGCAAACTATCTATGGAAAGCCACGTTCTCAAGTCAAATCCAACCAGCCAAAGCTTTCCCATTAGTAGTCTGAGAAAATAAACAATAAAAAGAGTAAAAGAAGTACTTATGCATAAAAAGTGAGTTGTCCTAGTTGGTTATGTTGGGTGGAAATAAACCATAAGGTCTGGAGGGGTGTGTGCGGCGGGCGGATACGTCAACATACAGTAGGTGTCACACACGAAAGATGGTTGTACACGTTATGGTCAAATGACCATGCTGCCCTTTATACGGTTTGTGAGGGGGGTCTACCGAAGCAATAGCATTAATTTTATTATGTTATTTTATGATTTTTCTGTCTTCACCATACTCACATACACTGTGTACCTCTGCAATATGAGTTTTTGAAGTAAGGATTAGTTACCTGATTTAGTAGCCCTAGACTGAGCACCTTAACCCCTCTTACATCAGCATCCAATATCGCCTTTTCAATTAAGTCATTGATCGATTCTCTATCCCATGTCACACCATACTGCAGGAAGAAAGAAAATAGTTAAGCAACTTGCAGCCATCAGATAAACGCATAAATGGCCAGGGGAGTTGGTTACTTGGAAGTTGTATCTCGGTACGACCCATGTTTgcatcttcatcttcttcagtttGATTCTCTCGACCACGAATGCAGATGACCCATAAATCCATGCTACCACCATTGACAGCCATGCCAAGGGCCATAGCGTCCACATATACCACTCGGAGTTATCAGATGGTTTGGATGCTATGGAGGCGAATCCAACCCTTAGATGATAAGCCGACTGCAAGTTGGTCATATGTGTGAGATGAACAAGGTCAGGTGTCTCCTCTGTCCCTTTCAGTGAGTTTTCATACAGCTCGTCAGATGCCTTGTCCATAGTGCTGTATATGTAATCGTAAAATGGCATGAAGAGTGAATAGTTTGTGCGGAACTGCGTGTGGTGAAGGGAATGAAACCTGCATAAGAAACCGGCAAAAGATTGTTATGTTGATTTCAGTGAAGTCTAGAATCTCTAAACTCCAAGTCCCATCATTTTTTTGGTTAATACCTAGACTAGGTTGTGGGATTAATGTTAAGGGTCTGCACTTACGATGGGGTGTACATGAGGTACTTGAGAGGAGGAAAGACTTGGAACATCCACTTTGGCACCAACTCAAAGTTGCAGTGCCCCATGTTGTTCATGAAGTCAATGTAAACGATATACAGCACAAACACGAGGGCGGAGCCATTTCCCATATAAACTGTGGACAACATCGGGATTGCAAAGAGCGTGAAATAGACGATGTGTTCGCCAAAAGGATGGATGACCGCTGCAATACAGAGACGTATTAGAAACCAAGAGAACATTTTCATAAACATGACACATTCTTTACATGCTTAGTCACACAGAAGTAATTGTGCAAAAACACCTCTTAGCTCTTACATTACTGGTTAGAAAGCACACAACCTTTCTATGGTAACAGTGTTCAATCTAAAAGTGGTCAGCTAGAAGGTTGCACAACCGCCACACATCGCCCCAATTTTTTTTCATGATTAGGATTGCTACATTTGCATTACGTTCAAACTAACCAAGTTAGGAACAAGTCTTAAGAACAATAGAACGAAAATAAGATAAATTTTGTCACATTAACACTGGAACTAATCTTTGCCCGTTCTTGGCAGTCAGCACCAAGTTATTATGACCTATGGGAGAAAGCATGTTTAACACCATCCAAGATCCTAAAGACATGGGGAACAAATAATCCTTTTTTATCCCTTCAACTATTTGTGCATTTCAGAATTACCCTAATCGTCAAAGCCAAACAAATTTGAACTGATCTCCAAGTAGCAACCCCGTAagcacacacacacaaaagaaaaACATAGAAAACAACTCAGGGAAGTTTTTTAAAAAGGGGAGGTTGGAAAATTGTGAGAAAAAActttgaaagaaaaatctttCTTTAAAAGTTACTTAACATGTGAAAACTATTAAAATATAAAACTTCATCGCAAAACAAAAAAATGTAGAAGATTCACAAATAATTTACCAAATATGGCCATACATTTGATTTTTCCATAATTGTTCTTGGTTATTAGTAAGTTTACTAAAATTTCAAAATTCCAGGAATACTTCTTAAAAATTTCCCCAAGTTTCTGAATATTATGTTTCTAAATTATATTTTCTTAAATATTTCAGTTTTAAAGTCTCTTTCTGAATATATTCAATATAGTTTCATTTTTTCAAAGAAATATGTTTCTCTTTGAGGAATGGGGAATCCCCACGAAGAAAAATGTTTCCGTTACTTCTTTTATCTTTATTTTTTTAGTGcttttttttgacagaaagactgtaagggaaccccctacagtcTTTGACAGAAAAAActttgaaagaaaaatctttCTTTAAAAGTTACTTAACATGTGAAAACTATTAAAATATAAAACATCATCGCAAAACAAAAAAATGTAGAAAAATCACAAATAATTTACCAAATATGACCATACATTTCACCTTTCCATAATTGTACTTGGTTATTAGTAAGTTTACTCAAATTTCAAAATTCCAGGAATACTTAAAATTTTCCCCAAGTTTCTGAATACTATGTTTCTAAATTATATTTTCTTAAATATTTTAGTTTCAAAGTCTCTTTCTGAATATATTCAATATAGTTTCATTTTTTCAAAGAAATATGTTTCTCTTTGAGGAATGGGGGATCCCCATGAAGAAAGATGTTTCCGTTATTTCTTTTatctttattttttttcctttttagtgctttttttgacagaaagactgtaagggaaccccctacagtcTTTGACAGAAAAAActttgaaagaaaaatctttCTTTAAAAGTTACTTAACATGTGAAAATTATTAAAATATAAAACTTCATCGCAAAACAAAAAAATGTAGAAAATTCACAAATAATTTACCAAATATGACCATACATTTCACCTTTCCATAATTGTTCTTGGTTATTAGTAAGTTTACTCAAATTTCAAAATTCCAGGAATACTTCTTAAAAATTTCCCCAAGTTTCTGAATATTATGTTTCTAAATTATATTTTCTTAAATATTTCAGTTTCAAAGTCTCTTTCTGAATATATTCAATATAGTTTCATTTTTTCAAAGAAATATGTTTCTCTTTGAGGAATGGGGGATCCCCATGAAGAAAGATGTTTCCGTTATTTCTTTTATCTTTATTTTTTTAGTGATTTTTTTGACaaaaagactgtaagggaactcCCTACAGTCTTTGACAGAGAAAACTTTGAAGGAAAAATCTTTCTTTAAAACTTACTTAACATGTGAAAATTATTAAAATATAAAACTTCAtcgcaaaacaaaaaaaatgtaGAAAATTCACAAATAATTTACCAAATATGACCATACATTTCACCTTTCCATAATTGTTCTTGGTTATTAGTAAGTTTACTCAAATTTCAAAATTCCAGGAATACTTCTTAAAAATTTCCCCAAGTTTCTGAATATTATGTTTCTAAATTATATTTTCTTAAATATTTCAGTTTCAAAGTCTCTTTCTGAATATATTCAATATAGTTTCATTTTTTCAAAGAAATATGTTTCTCTTTGAGGAATGGGGGATCCCCATGAAGAAAGATGTTTCCCTTATTTCTTTTATCTTTATTTTTTTAGTgatttttttgacagaaagactgtaagggaactcCCTACAGTCTTTGACAGAGAAAACTTTGAAGGAAAAATCTTTCTTTAAAACTTACTTAACATGTGAAAACTATTAAAATATAAAACTTCAtcgcaaaacaaaaaaaatgtaGAAAATTCACAAATAATTTACCAAATATGACCATACATTTCACCTTTCCATAATTGTTCTTGGTTATTAGTAAGTTTACTCAAATTTCAAAATTCCAGGAATACTTCTTAAAAATTTCCCCAAGTTTCTGAATATTATGTTTCTAAATTATATTTTCTTAAATATTTCAGTTTCAAAGTCTCTTTCTGAATATATTCAATATAGTTTCATTTTTTAAAAGAAATATGTTTCTCTTTGAGGAATGGGGGATCCCCACGAAGAAAGATGTTTCTGTTATTTCTTTTAtctttattttttcctttttagtgctttttttgacagaaagactgtaagggaaccccctacagtcTTTGACAGAAAAAACTTTGAAGGAAAAATATTTCTTTAAAAGTTACTTAACATGTGAAAACTATTAAAATATAAAACTTCATCGCAAAACAAAAAAATGTAGAAAATTCACAAATAATTTACGAAATATGACCATACATTTCACCTTTCCATAATTGTTCTTGGTTATTAGTAAGTTTACTCAAGTTTCAAAATTCCAGCAATACTTCTTAAAAATTTCCCCAAGTTTCTGAATATTATGTTTCTAGATTATATTTTCTTAAATATTTCAGTTTTAAAGTCTCTTTCTGAATATATTCAATATAGTTTCATTTTTTCAAAGAAATATGTTTCTCTTTGAGGAATAGGGGATCCCCACAAAGAAAGATGTTTCCGTTATTTCTTTTatctttatttttttcctttttagtgcttttttttacagaaagactgtaagggaaccccctacagtataattgatgcaacaaacccaaattacAAGTATCATGCCTTGAACCTGTGTGGGtaggaaggcatcagccccttcccaccactaggctatgtcTTAGCAAGCCCATAAGCACACACAAACCCAAAGATGTTTTTAGTGCTATGTCTACACTAACTATGCAGCCACTTGTACAAAAACACCCTGTTGTCCATTGGCCGTTCTCATTGCCAACTTAACTAAACTCACAGACTAAATTTGTCGGACTTGAAATGTTTAGCGTTGAAGATGTCTGGTATCAAATTCCAGGGACCAAATATAGAATCGATCGCTAGTTAAGTGACCAAAATTGGTTTCCCCAAAACAAAAAAGACCACAAAAGCCTATATATATTTTTTGCATTAGGTATATATTTTGTACTCTCATGTCTCAAAAAAAATATTTTGAACTCTCTGCTCCGTATGTGCCATACAATAGTTGCCTTTTTTTAGAATAGTTAGTTGCCTTTCTTTGGAGGCCGTTTGGTCTGCCTTTCATTTCGTATGTTGATAAGTTTGGGCCAAAATTAATTGTCGCGATCGTTTGGGCGTGGCCTCTGCCGCCGCATTTCAGGCAGTCACATGCCATGTTCGTTTCCCTGGCAGCATGTGTGGGCCGGGCCGTGGTTTAAAGCTGCTGGTGCAGTGTACGTACTGCGCTACTGTTTCCGGTCAGACGGTGCAGAGACTACAGCACTACACGTATCCAGTGGTCCAGTCGAAACCAGCCCCTTTCGTTGAAAGAGGGATGGCGAGCATGGGCCGAGACGTGCAGCTGTTTCATTAGAGAACACTATTGTGTTTTGAGCTGGAACCAGGGCTGGACACTTGTGGTAGTAGGGAATTTGCTTGTATGGAACCGGTAATAAATGGTTTTTATCATGGTCACATGCGTACTGTTCTTGGATCCTACTGGTACATACGTGGGCTGATTAAATTATTTGCCCAAGAGACGCGACACGGTGATCGTAGCAAGTGTACTACGTAGCATTATAATCAAAGACCCGAAGAGCAATATATAAACTAAACTGATGCGGGTAATTAGATGTGGTaaggcgagagagagagagagagagagagagagagagagagagaatattGGGGGGTTTACAGGTGATGGGCTCGGTGACGATGGAGGCGTGGTGGTGGGAGTGGTAGCGCGAGTAGAGGAAGTGGTGGTGCAGCGCGCGGTGGAACCAGTAGTAGAGGAACTCCACGGGCCCCGCGTGCAGCAGCGCCGTCGCCACCGCCCCGTCCGTCCGCCACAGCGGGAACCTCCGCACGCTCGGCATCGCCAGGTACCCGGCGTAGAAGAGCAGCCCGTTGAAGACGATCTGGTCGTCCCACCCGCGCTCGCGGTCCACCTGCTCGAACTCGATGCCGCGGTCCACGATGCGGTGCTTGCTGCGCGCGGTCTGGTAGCGGGACAGGCTGATCCAGATCTGGTTGTGGATCATCCGCAGCGCCAGCGACGGCAGGATCAGCGAGTAGGCCAGGTCAATGTCGCCCCACCCCTTGGTCATCACCCGGTACGCGCCGTGGACGACCACCGGCGCCATCACCAGGTACTGCGCCACCACACAACAGCATTTGGCCACGTTAATTAATCATAGTACTATGAGAGTAGTAATGAATTCCGCGAGACAACAAGAAACAACACCGAACGGGTACCAGGTCGAGAATCTCCTCCTCTTCGAGGAAAGTAAATGCACTGTCTCATGCCCAGGACTGTCTCTTCGAGGAAAGTAAATTTTGTATTGTTCGTGTTGCTAAATCTAGCAAGAGCAGAACCATGCAACAACTATTGCGGGTGCCACACAAGAATATCCAAGCAAGTCTGCCAGGAGTGGCAACAGAAAACATTTGCTTTGGAAATACAGTACTGGTTTACTTGGTTGATGTATGAGTTCAACCAACCTACTCGTAGTTTCTTGCTCTGGAGAAGCCTCTTCCTACGCATCTCGACTCGAGCAACAGAGCAAAGAACGGAGGAAGAGCTAGCATTGTTATCGCCTGCGTAGTGCGTACCTTGAAGTTGCCCATCCTCTGCCATGGCCATTCAGTCAAAGGCCCCGGCCTGGTCGCCATGGCTGGCTGGCTATGGTCGCCTCCTTCCTTGCTTGCTTCCCACCCGGCCACCCCAATGGCCAATCAGAAGGAAGATGGTACTGAGTGCAGGCTCGCCCCTGCTACTGCGCCTCTCCTTGGTTTTTTATAAGCGCCACAGTGTGGGATTCACACGGCACCCTTTCAGGTTTCTACCCCACCACCCAGTGACACAAGGACACACCTCACCTCACCACTCTCTGTAAGTTTGTGTCattgtgtgcgtgcgtgtgtgtgtgtgtgtggcgtGACTTGCTCACACGGCAACGGGTCAGACAGAGGCTGCAGAGACTCCGTTTGGCGTCACGCACCATGTGTGCCTGGCAACGGGCCGACCACCCCACCCTATCCCCCGTTGCGGCCAGGCAAGGCTTTCAATTGATGTGCCAAACTACAAATCACGGCGTCTCACGCGCCAAATTGATACGGTTGGGCGGTAGCAAGACTAGTCCGGGCGGGCGGGAGTAGTAGACGAGTAGACGGACGTAGAGGCCGTTGCAACCAGAAGGAAGAAAGTTTGTTCGGGTCACGCCGAAAACGCTGCCTTGTCCGCCGCGTACGCGATGATTTACGTGCTGGGAACGAGGGGAGTCGGCTCGTTTTCTGCTGGGCAACAAGTATAGCGGCAGCCAAGAAACGTGACGTATTCCTACTTGTGTGATGTCGATGTCGTCGAGCGGAGAAGGAAATTGGTGTTTCGTAGCTGCGGTCAGAGAAGCTTGGGTTGAGAGAAAGGACAGAAGAAGTATAAATTAAAATTAAATGGAGTGAGGCGTTTTGGCTCACAGGATCATCTACACCTGCGCTcaataaaaaaatcaaaacaaaaacTAAAAAATTCGAAAAATTACAATTTTTTTGGCATGGTAGATAATTTGTTGCGTGATGTCTGTTCCAAATTTCAAATCATTTGAACATCTGAGTAGC carries:
- the LOC125530343 gene encoding very-long-chain aldehyde decarbonylase GL1-4, with product MATRPGPLTEWPWQRMGNFKYLVMAPVVVHGAYRVMTKGWGDIDLAYSLILPSLALRMIHNQIWISLSRYQTARSKHRIVDRGIEFEQVDRERGWDDQIVFNGLLFYAGYLAMPSVRRFPLWRTDGAVATALLHAGPVEFLYYWFHRALHHHFLYSRYHSHHHASIVTEPITSVIHPFGEHIVYFTLFAIPMLSTVYMGNGSALVFVLYIVYIDFMNNMGHCNFELVPKWMFQVFPPLKYLMYTPSFHSLHHTQFRTNYSLFMPFYDYIYSTMDKASDELYENSLKGTEETPDLVHLTHMTNLQSAYHLRVGFASIASKPSDNSEWYMWTLWPLAWLSMVVAWIYGSSAFVVERIKLKKMKMQTWVVPRYNFQYGVTWDRESINDLIEKAILDADVRGVKVLSLGLLNQAKQLNGNGELFRQKYPKLGVRIVDGSGLATGVVLKSIPSDAKQVFLHTGTSKIARAVAMALCGRGIQVIMNRKKEYDMLKSQMPEDGASYLKCSSNDITKIWLVERIDDKEQRMAPKGTVFIPISQFPLKKVRKDCTYLSTPAMKIPDTMQNIHSCENWLPRRVMSAWHIAGILHVLEGWSVHECGDDMMDSEKAWSAAIRHGFVPLTKA